Proteins from a single region of Candidatus Saccharibacteria bacterium:
- a CDS encoding HlyD family efflux transporter periplasmic adaptor subunit, producing the protein MKPANRLTFFTGIMFVSLLCATLFVYLDYSMSRVASVDAQLSSDTFTVGIDYSGIVEKQFIDEGNYIKKGDPLFEIRSSTLAEAIRNNEVAKSSLLYTATNDGRVLVSAAANGQVQTINYRQGAFVPANSDLAIVNVENGLYVSATYKLSAPDYARINKNSKIAITLPDNKTLEGVVYDISLETVDKEVMTTIRARVTNADINRVAFSIGTPVETVLFLDTTTWYSRISEAVQSLFRPTSG; encoded by the coding sequence TTTACCTTGACTACTCGATGTCCCGGGTGGCCTCTGTCGACGCTCAGCTTAGTTCTGATACTTTTACCGTAGGAATCGACTACTCGGGTATCGTAGAAAAACAATTTATCGATGAAGGTAATTACATAAAAAAGGGTGATCCTTTGTTCGAAATCCGCAGCTCAACCCTCGCCGAGGCAATCCGAAACAACGAAGTTGCCAAATCGTCGCTTCTTTACACCGCGACAAATGACGGTCGAGTTCTTGTATCGGCAGCGGCAAATGGGCAAGTGCAAACTATTAACTATCGCCAAGGTGCGTTCGTTCCCGCCAACAGCGACCTTGCAATTGTGAATGTCGAGAATGGGCTCTACGTAAGTGCAACCTATAAATTATCGGCACCAGATTACGCTCGTATTAATAAAAACAGCAAGATCGCAATAACCCTACCCGACAACAAAACCCTTGAAGGTGTCGTATACGATATATCGCTTGAAACAGTCGATAAGGAGGTTATGACAACTATTCGTGCGCGCGTAACAAATGCCGATATTAACCGAGTGGCGTTTTCTATTGGCACACCCGTCGAGACTGTTCTTTTTCTGGACACAACAACCTGGTACAGCCGGATTAGTGAAGCGGTTCAATCGCTATTTCGCCCAACGAGCGGATAG